A section of the Methanobacterium sp. Maddingley MBC34 genome encodes:
- a CDS encoding ribosomal protein S7/S5 (PFAM: Ribosomal protein S7p/S5e~TIGRFAM: ribosomal protein S7(archaeal)/S5(eukaryotic)), giving the protein MSFKVFDSWELEEVTVEDLGLVNYICLDEIMVPHTMGRHVKRQFAKSRVSIVERLMNKIMRTHRNSGKKNKAYNIVKEALIVINQRTKENPLQTLVKAVENAAPREETTRIKYGGIGYQVAVDIAPQRRVDLAIGFITKGALQSAFKRKKSAGECLAEELLLAAEADTRSFSVGKKEEKERVARSAH; this is encoded by the coding sequence ATGAGCTTCAAAGTTTTTGACAGTTGGGAACTGGAAGAAGTCACAGTAGAAGACCTGGGACTGGTCAACTACATCTGCCTGGACGAAATAATGGTCCCCCATACCATGGGAAGGCATGTTAAACGACAGTTCGCCAAATCAAGAGTATCAATAGTAGAAAGATTAATGAACAAGATCATGAGGACCCATCGGAACTCCGGTAAGAAAAACAAGGCTTACAATATTGTAAAAGAGGCCTTAATAGTAATAAACCAGCGTACCAAGGAAAATCCTCTACAGACACTGGTTAAAGCCGTGGAAAACGCAGCACCTCGGGAAGAAACCACCCGTATCAAGTACGGTGGAATCGGTTACCAAGTAGCAGTGGACATAGCACCACAGCGTCGTGTGGACCTTGCAATTGGTTTCATAACCAAAGGAGCCCTCCAGTCAGCATTCAAACGGAAAAAATCCGCAGGAGAATGCCTGGCAGAGGAACTGTTACTGGCAGCAGAAGCAGACACCAGAAGCTTCTCCGTCGGGAAAAAAGAGGAAAAAGAGCGAGTGGCCAGATCAGCCCATTAA